The genomic interval ACGCAGCACGGCGCGTTCGCCGTGGCCGGTCGGCAAAGTGGAGACGCGCACGTCGACCGGTTTGCCGCCCACGCGCAGGGTGATGCGGCCATCCTGCGGCAGGCGTTTTTCCGCGATGTCGAGCTGCGACATGATCTTGATACGGGAAATGAGCGAGGCGTGGATGCCCTTCCTCGGGCGCACGATGTCGCGCAGCGCGCCGTCGATGCGGAAACGCACGACCGAGGTTTGCTCGAACGGTTCGATGTGGATGTCCGAGGCCCCTTCGCGCAGCGACTGCGTGAGCAGGGCGTTGATCATGCGGATCACCGGCGCATCGTCGGAGGATTCGAGCAGGTCTTCGATGGCCGGCACGTCCTGCAGCAGGCGCGTCAGGTCGAGCTCGGCATCGAATTCGTCGGCGACCTGGTTGGCGTCGCCGCCGGCCGACGCGTAGGCGGCGGCGATCGCATCGTCGAGCTCGCCGCGGTCGAGGCGGCGCAACTGGATGCGCCCAAAGCGGCGCGACACCTCGGCGATGACCGCCGGCGGCGTTGCGCTGGAGACCAGCACTTCGACGCTTTGCGCCGGGTCGTCGCCGGCGCGCGCCAGCACCCCATGGTCGCGGGCGAAAGCGTAAGGCAACAGGTTCGTCATGGTGTCGTCACTTCTGGTTCGGCGGGGTCGCGGGCCGGAACTCAGGGGTAGTCTGAGTGCTGGGCTGAGACCCGGGCGCCTGGTTTTGCTGTACAGGTTGCCCAGCGCGGTTCGGCTGGCTCGTGCCGGGGCCGGTAGCGGCGCCGGGACGGGCCGCTACCGGAGCCGGCGGCGGCATGGTGGCCAGGGTGCCGCCGGCAGGCGGCTGGCCGTTCGTCAGCGGCGGCAGCTCCGGCGCGCCCAGGTTGCGCATCAGGAGAGTGTCGTCTTGCGGACGGGTCGTCGTCCCGAGCGCACGCATGTATTCGTAGCGGTCGAGCGAGATGCTGTTGTTCTGCTCCTTGCTGCGCACCACGACCGGACGCAGGAAGACCATCAGGTTGGTCTTGTTGCGGGCACGGCTGCGGTACTTGAACAGGTTACCCAGCACCGGGATATCGCCCAGGCCACGCACTTTTTCCTGGTCGTGGCTTTCGTCATCGGAAATCAGGCCGCCCAGCACAATGATCTGGCCATCGTCTGCCAGGACATTGCTTTCGATCGCGCGCACGGTGGTCACGATGCCTTCCGAACGGACAACGGAATTGTCGATACCCGAATTCTCGTGGTAGATCGACAGCTTGATCACGCCACCCTCGGAAATCTGCGGACGCACTTTCATCAGCAGGCCGATGTCCTTGCGGTCGACGGTCTGGAACGGGTTGCCTGCGCCGCTGCTGCCGGTCGTGAAGGAACCGGTGATGATCGGGATGTTCTGGCCCACCTTGATCGTCGCCAACTCGTTATCGAGGGTGATCATGTTCGGTGTGGACAAGATGTTGGCGGCGCCCTCGTTTTCAAGGGCACTGGCAACCGCGCCCAGGCCGAGCTGGCCATTGATCTGCTTGAAGATACCGAGCGTAAAGCCTGGCAACGAAGGCGGCGTGGTGGTGGTGCCGAGCCCGGCGCGCGCGGCGGCCGCCAGGTTGATCAGGTTATTCGCCTTGCCCGAATTGAAGGACTGCAAGCCACCCACGCGGTAGCGGCTGGTGTCGTCGCCCGACAGGCCCAGCCACTGGACGCCGAATTCGGAGGCTTTCTGCGAATTCATCTCGACCACCAGCGCCTCGATATAGACCTGGGCACGGCGCACGTCGAGCTGGTCGATGACGCCGCGCAGGTTACGGTAGATGGCGTCCGGCGCCGTGATGATCAGGCTATTGGTGGAAGCGTCGGCCTGGATGAAGCCGGAACCCTGGCCGCCGCCGGCGCCACCGGCCGTTGCCTGGCTCTGCTGGCTGAAGGTGTTGCCGGTGCCGCCCATGCCGATGCTGCTCTGCTGGCCCTGCTGGCCGCCGAGGTTGCCGCCGCCGGCACCACCCCGGGCACCGGCCTGGATCGAACCGCCCGAGGTGCCCTGCTGCTGGGTTGGGACCGCCGAGGCATCCTGCGACACGACGGCGCGCAGGGTTTGTGCGACGCGGCTGGCGTCGGCGTTCTTCAGGTAGACGACGTGGATATTGCCTTTTCGGTGGTCTCCTGGTCGAGCTTGGCGATCAGGGACTTGGCCAGGTTGGCGCGTGCCCGCGACGGCGCGCGCACGATCACCGAATTGGTACGCGGATCGGCCAGCACCGAGACGCGGCCGGAGTCGCCGCCGGCGGCCGGTTCCATCATGCGCGACACCAGGGTCGCGATGTCGCTGGCGATGCCGTTGCGGATTGGCACGACGTCGAGGTCGGATGCCACCGGCGCGTCGAGTGCGGAGATGATGCGCGCCAGGCGGCGCAGGTTATCGGCGTAGTCGGTGATCACCAGGCTGTTGTTGCCCGGATTGGCCATGATCGAATTGTTCGGCGAGATCAGCGGGCGCAGCACGGCCGTCAGGTTGGCGGCCGACTCGTAGGAAAGGTGGAAGATCTGGGTGGCGATCTGGTCCCCCTGGACGCGGGTGCCGCGCTTGCCGACCTGGGTCGGCGAGGATTGCAGCTTCGCTTCCGCTTCCGGCACCACCTTGGCATAGCCCTCGCCGGTGGTGACGACGGCAAAGCCCTGCAGGCGCAGTGCCGAGGTCAGCAATCCAAAGGCCTGGCTCTTGGTCAGCGATTTTTCCGACACGAGCGTCAGGGTTCCCTTTACGCGCGGGTCGACGATGAAGGTCATGCCCGTGTAGTGGCCGACGGCCTTGATCACCGACTCGATATCGGCATTCACGAAGCTCAGCGCGGCCGCATTTTCCTCGCCCTGGCTTTGAGCCAATGCCGGTGCCGGCGGCAGGGCCGTGGCGACGGCGCAGCACAGCATGGCGCCGGCGGCAATACGGCGCAGGGTGGGGAATTCGTAGGTGCTACGGAAAGTTGTTTTCATTATCTGAACTCTAATGCGATTATGTTTTTACCGTTCACCATGCGGCGCTGCCCCAGCAGGTTCAGCAAATTGCCCAGGGTCTCTTCATATCCTTCGCCGGCCATCGCCTGCCCGGAAAAGCGCAGGCGTCCGTTCTGCAATGTCCCATTTCCCGACAACAACAACGCGCCACGCACCGTGCGCAGCACCAGATCGGCCTGCTGGCCGCGCCAGTCCATGGCCATCTCGTAGCTGCCCAGCGGCTTGATCGGCGACATGCGCGAACCCATGTCGGCCATCGACAGGACCGTGCGCCCGTTGACCGCGACGCTGTTCGGCACGCGCGCCAGGTCGAGCCGGTTCCGGAGAGCCGGATCACGCCCGAAGGCGCCAGCGTGTTCAGTGGCGCGCCCAGGCCGGCGAGCCCCTCGGCCGGCAGCAGCAGCTGGCCCTCGCTCACCTGCCACGCGCTCCAGCTGCCTTCGATGTGGACGGGCTGTGCCAGCGCCAGCGGATTTTCCAGGTTCATGTCGACGCGGCCGAACAGCACCAGCGGCGACAGGCGCCAGCTGAAGCGGCCCGGCAGCAGCGGCGTCACCGCCCCGCCCGCGTTCGGCGCGCCGCCCACAAAGGCTGAGCCGTTCCAGAGCGTACCTTGCGCATCCCCCAGAGTCAAACGGCCGCCGGTCTGGCGCTCCACCATCGTGCCGAGCCAGGTCGCCGGCAGGAAGACGAGCACCGTCAGCGCCACCACCAGCGCGGCGGCGGACCAGCCAGGCCAGCATGCGCCTCATCGGGCGCCGGTCCCGGTATCCCTGGCGCAGCGTCAGGTTGGCGTCGACATTGCCGACCGGATCCTGGGCGCTGAAGGTGCCTTCCGGACGGCGATGCGGTTCTCGCGGCGCTGGGCATCGAGCCAGGCCACCAGGTTCGCAAACGACACGCCGTTCACCTGCAGCCGTGCGTATTCGCCGGTCAGCGTGAGCGAGGCCGGCGTGATGCTGCGCGCACCGAGGCTGGCCTTCAGGCTGGCCTCGGTCATGGGCGTCACCGGCACCGGCTGCTGGCCGGCGAGCCCGCGCGCGACCTGCGCCATGCCCGCCAGCTGCGCGGCCTGCTGGCGCAGCTCGGGAAGCGAACGCTGCAGCTGGGCACGGCCCTCGACCGCCGGCTCGATCAGCCCCATGTACACCAGCGCCAGCAGGACGACGCCAAAACCGACGCCGAGATAACGCCGCTCCTGCTCGCTGCGCGCGATCCAGTAAGCCGTGGCACGTTCGCGCGTACCGCCGAAAATGTTACCCAGGTTCATTGCGTAGCTCCCGTGCTGCGGATCCGCCAGTTGGCGGGCGCAATTGCTTCCAAGGTGAGGCTGCGCGCCGACAGGGCCGCCTGCAGTTGCCGGAGCGCGGTCGGATCGACCGTCTCTGGTTTGACGCGCACGTTAAGCGCGCGTTCCTTGTATTCGATTGATGTAATGCCGGGCGGGCTCGCCAGTTGACGGCTGGCGTCGCCCAGGGCCGCGGCCAGGTAGATGAATTCGTCGGTGCCGATCTGGCCGCTGCCGGCCTGGGCGCGCGCAATGTTCTGGCGCATTTGCGCTACCGGATCGACCATCGGCGTGTTCGGGTAGACCGACTGGAAGGTCTGGTTCATCTGCTGGCGCACGGCGTTCGCTTCGCCGCGCAGGCGCAGCCATTCGATATTGATGCCGGCCAGGTTGACGACCACGCCCAGCAGCGCCAGCGCGATCGGCACGCGCCAGCGGCGCCAGTCGCGCTGGCGCGCGCCGGCCGCGCCCAGGCCCGGCAGCAGGTCGAAGCCGGCGCTGTTGGCGCCGGCGATCCAGTGCGCCCAGTCGTCGGCTTCGAGCACGGTGCCGGGGCCGGCCTCGGCCAGCAGCACGCCGTATTCGCCGAGCTGCGCGTGCGGTACATACAGCGTCAGTGGCGCGTCGCCGGCCAGCGCGCGGGCGGTTTGCAGGGCCACCGCCGGGTTGGCGTCGAGCGCCAGGCCGAAGCCGGAATACGGACCCTGGCGCAGCAGCAGTTCGCCGGCGCCGATCGTGGCGCTGACGCCGCCCGGCTGCAGGGGCAGGCACAGTTGCGCCGGCACGACCGCCACGGCGCGGGCGCCCGGGCCAGCAGCGTACGCACCAGCGGCTCGAGCCAGTCGCGCTGCACCACCGCGACCGGGCGGGTGCCGTCCGCCGCGACGG from Massilia sp. Se16.2.3 carries:
- the gspD gene encoding type II secretion system secretin GspD, which encodes MHVVYLKNADASRVAQTLRAVVSQDASAVPTQQQGTSGGSIQAGARGGAGGGNLGGQQGQQSSIGMGGTGNTFSQQSQATAGGAGGGQGSGFIQADASTNSLIITAPDAIYRNLRGVIDQLDVRRAQVYIEALVVEMNSQKASEFGVQWLGLSGDDTSRYRVGGLQSFNSGKANNLINLAAAARAGLGTTTTPPSLPGFTLGIFKQINGQLGLGAVASALENEGAANILSTPNMITLDNELATIKVGQNIPIITGSFTTGSSGAGNPFQTVDRKDIGLLMKVRPQISEGGVIKLSIYHENSGIDNSVVRSEGIVTTVRAIESNVLADDGQIIVLGGLISDDESHDQEKVRGLGDIPVLGNLFKYRSRARNKTNLMVFLRPVVVRSKEQNNSISLDRYEYMRALGTTTRPQDDTLLMRNLGAPELPPLTNGQPPAGGTLATMPPPAPVAARPGAATGPGTSQPNRAGQPVQQNQAPGSQPSTQTTPEFRPATPPNQK
- a CDS encoding secretin N-terminal domain-containing protein — its product is MKTTFRSTYEFPTLRRIAAGAMLCCAVATALPPAPALAQSQGEENAAALSFVNADIESVIKAVGHYTGMTFIVDPRVKGTLTLVSEKSLTKSQAFGLLTSALRLQGFAVVTTGEGYAKVVPEAEAKLQSSPTQVGKRGTRVQGDQIATQIFHLSYESAANLTAVLRPLISPNNSIMANPGNNSLVITDYADNLRRLARIISALDAPVASDLDVVPIRNGIASDIATLVSRMMEPAAGGDSGRVSVLADPRTNSVIVRAPSRARANLAKSLIAKLDQETTEKAISTSST
- the gspM gene encoding type II secretion system protein GspM, coding for MNLGNIFGGTRERATAYWIARSEQERRYLGVGFGVVLLALVYMGLIEPAVEGRAQLQRSLPELRQQAAQLAGMAQVARGLAGQQPVPVTPMTEASLKASLGARSITPASLTLTGEYARLQVNGVSFANLVAWLDAQRRENRIAVRKAPSAPRIRSAMSTPT
- the gspL gene encoding type II secretion system protein GspL, with the protein product MTTLYIRHPARAEGEGALCRFAVVNDGGGIAQQGEGLLRNLTDVVAASRRVVLLLAGADVNLLSLSMPPLAGARLRAALPGLVEEHVPGRPGRLRARRRSRRGGRHPPGRGGAARLARAAGAYAAGPGARAVAVVPAQLCLPLQPGGVSATIGAGELLLRQGPYSGFGLALDANPAVALQTARALAGDAPLTLYVPHAQLGEYGVLLAEAGPGTVLEADDWAHWIAGANSAGFDLLPGLGAAGARQRDWRRWRVPIALALLGVVVNLAGINIEWLRLRGEANAVRQQMNQTFQSVYPNTPMVDPVAQMRQNIARAQAGSGQIGTDEFIYLAAALGDASRQLASPPGITSIEYKERALNVRVKPETVDPTALRQLQAALSARSLTLEAIAPANWRIRSTGATQ